GCCCTGAAGATCGCCTGTGTGCCTTCTTCGCCGTAACCGTCGGCCACCAGCTTTTCATAGAGCCGCTTGGCGAGTGCCAGCGCCGGCAGGTCAAGCTTCATGCGCTCCGCCTCGGTGATCGCGATCGACATGTCCTTGAGGAAGTGGTGCACGTAGAACCCGGGCGCATAATCACCGTCGAGCATCTTCGGCCCGAGACCGTTGAGCAGGAAGCTCGAGGCGGCGCCCGTTCCGATCGACGACAGGACGTGCTTTGCATCAAGGCCTGCCGCCCTGGCATAGGAAAGGCTTTCGCTGACTGCCAGCATGGTTGCCGCGATTGCGATCTGGTTGCTCATCTTGGTGTGCTGACCGGCACCCGGTCCGCCCTGGTGGGCAATGGTCTCGCCCATCAGCCTGAACAACGGCAACGCCGCGTTGAAGGCGCCTTCCTCCCCGCCGACCATGATCGAAAGCGTGCCGGCTCTGGCCCCGCCTTCGCCGCCGGAAACCGGCGCATCCATTGCCGAAAGGCCTTTCCCGGCCGCCTTCTCGGCGATGGTGACCGCCAGCGTGGGACTGGAGGTCGTCATGTCGATCAGGATCGTTCCCGCTCTTGCGCGTTCTATGATCCCGCCCGCTCCCAGATAGGTCTCTTCGACATCCTTCGGATACCCGACGATCGTGATCACGACATCGCACGCGGCCGCGACGTCGCCGGCGCTGTCGTGCCAGATGGCGCCGCGCCCGACGAGTTTTCCGGCCTTCGCCCTGGTGCGGTTGTAGACATGAAGTTCATGACCGCCTTCCAGAATGTGTCCCGCCATGCTGCGGCCCATGATCCCCAGCCCGATGAAGCCCACCTTCTTCCGTTCATCCGTCGCGTTCATTTCAGTCCTGTCCTTCCTGCCGGTTTCGGTCGGCGCGGCCGCGCAACAGCGAGCGCAGATATTGTGGTGAAAGCGGCTGGTGCGTTGCCGCCACGCCGAACGGCGCAAGCGCGTCGTTGACAGCGTTGGAGACCGCGCCGATCGCTCCCATGACACCGCCTTCCGCCATTCCCTTGATGCCGGCCGGCGTGCGTTTGTTGGGGGTGTGATTGTGCAGGATCTCGACTTCCGGCAATTCGCAGGCGGTCGCCACGAGATAGTCGGCGAAGGTCGCCGAGAGGTTCTGGCCGTTTTCGTCGTAGACGACCTGTTCGAACAGCGATCCGCTGAGCCCCATCGCGATGGCACCCTGCTGCTGGCCGCGCACCACGATCGGATTGATGACGGTTCCGCAATCTTCCGACACGACGTAGCGCAAGATGGTCAGCCGGCCGGTTCGGGTATCCACTTCCACCTCGCAGGCATGCGTGGAATTGGAATAGGTCATCGGTGGCGGATCGTAGGTGAGCGAGAAATCGAGCCCCGGCGCCACTCCTTCCGGCAGGTTGGTCGGATCGAGATAGGCCGTCCGCGCGATGTCGGTCAGAAAGAGGCCCGTCCCGGTCCACTCATTGTTGATCCGCCGCTCGACTTGGCCGTCGAGCAGCCGCAGTTCCTGCGCCGAATTGAGGCCAAGCCGGTGGGCGGCGATCCGCAGCACCTGTTCTGCCGCCTTCTGTGCGCAGAGATAGAGCGCGCCGCCACCAGCCGTGCCGCCGCGTGCGCCCCGGCTTCCCATGCCGTAGGGGGCGACATCGGTATTGCCGGTCAGGATCCTCACCATCGAGGGATCGACACCGAGGCCCTCCGCCACTGTCTGCGACAGCGCGGTCTCGTAGCCCTGTCCGCTTCCGCCGAGACCGACGGAGGCATTGATGACCCCGCTCGGCTCGATACGCACCCAGGCGGCCTCGTGGCCCGACCCGGCAATACCGGTGGTCTTGTAGAAGGCGGAGCCGTAAGTCGTCGATTCCACGACGGTGCAAAGCCCGAGGCCGATGTAGCGGCCTTCTTCGCGCAGTGCGCGCTGGCGCTCGTGAAAGGCGTCATAACCGATGCTGGCAACGGCGCTTTCGAGCGTCTCGGCAGGCGTGATGTCCTCGAGCGTCTCGCCGGTTGCCATGCGGTATGGCAGGTCGGCGGTACGCAACATGTTCACCCGCCGCACCTTCAGGGGATCGAGTTCGAGCTGGCGGGCGATGGCGTCGATCGTACCGTCCATCACCCAACTGGTTATGGCCATGGGAGCGCGCATCGGGCCGTTGCCGCATTTGTTGGTCAGCGCGACCTTTACTTCGAACGTATAATCGGCGATCCGGTACGGCCCGGTCAGGATCATCGCGACGACGCGCGACATGTAGTTTGCCGGATAGAAGCAGTAGGCGCCGAAATCCTCGAAGATCTCCAGTTCGATCCCCAGAATGCGTCCGTCGGCGGCGACGGAGGTGCGCGTATGGCAAAGATTTTCGCGCGCGTGGCTTGCCGCCATCAGGTTCTCCGAACGGTCCTCGCGCCAGCGCAGCGGCTGCTTCAGATGACGGGCCAGTGCGGCGACCGTGAGTTCCTCGCGGTAGAGCGCGATCTTCTGTCCGAAACCTCCGCCGACATCCGGCGAGATAACCGTGACCTGGCTCTCGGACAGTCCCAGCCGCCCGGCCAAGGCGCTCCGCAGCGGATGCGGCACCTGGTTGCCGATGTGGAAAGTCAGGTGTTCGCGGCCCTGATCCCAGACCGCCGCGCAGCCGCGGGTTTCCATCGGCACATGCGTTTGGCGGTGCTGGTAGAATGTCGCCTCGACGACGGCGTGGGCTTCCTTGCGCCGTGCTTCGACGTTCCCGGCCGAAAAGCTCTGGTGCGAGACGAGGTTGGACGGCAGCGCATCGTCGACAAGCGCTGCGCCCGGGGCAAGAGCCGCCTCGAGCGAGGCGACAGGCGCCAGCATCTCGTAGTCGACCTCAACCAGTTCGGCCGCATCCTCGGCGACATAGCGGTCACTGGCGACGACAACCGCGACCGGGTCGCCGTGGAAACGGACCTTGTCGGTCGGCAAGGTCTCGATTTCCGTCGGCTGAAGCCCCTCGATCCGCGGCGCCTGGCGCAGTCTGTTCGTCCATTGGGCCAGGTCCTTGCCTGTGAAAACACCGACCACACCTGGCACTTCGTGCGCCGCCTCCACGGAAATCCCGAGGATCTTCGCATGAGCGTGGGGCGAGCGCACGAAGCAGGCGTGCAAGGCGCCCGGCACGACGATGTCGTCGAGATAACGGCCATGGCCGGTAACCAGCCGCCGGTCTTCCTTCCGCGCAAGCGGCTTGCCGATATAGTTGAACTGGGAGCGGGCTGTCATGGCCGCTTCTCCCGCATTACCGCGGCAGCCTTCAGCACGGCGACAACGATGTTCTGGTAGCCCGTACAGCGGCAAAGGTTGCCCGAAAGAACGTCGCGCACCTGCGCCTCGCTCGGGTCCGGCATCTCGCGCAGAAAGGCTTCGAACGTCATCACGATCCCGGGGGTGCAGAAGCCGCACTGCAAGCCATGCTCCTCGTGCAGCGCCTGCTGCAGGGGGCTCAGCGTCTCCTCGCCGACCGCCTCGATGGTCGTGATTTCGTGGCCTTCCATCTGCACGGCATAAGTCAGGCAGGCACGTGCCGGCTTGTCGTCGATCAGCACCGTGCAGGCGCCGCAAACGCCGTGTTCGCAGCCGACATGCGTGCCCGTCAGACCCAGATCCTCGCGCAGGACGTCGGACAGCAAACGGCGCGGCTCGACATCCGCCTCCCGCGTCGTGCCATTGACCGTCAGTGTAATGGTGCGCTTGTCGCTCATGCGGCTTCCACCTGTGTATTCCTGAGAGCGTCCTTGATCCCGTCCCGCACCAGCGCTTCGGTCAGTTCCCGCCGGTACTCGGCCGGAACAAGCGCGTTGTCCTCCGGCGCGATCCTTTCAGCGACGTGAGCCGAAATCTCCTCGATCCAGGATGCAGTCGGCGTCGCGCCCGCAAAGACGGACGCGTCGAGGTCGATCCGGAAGGGAACGGATGCGACGCCGCCGACTGCAACCTTGAGATCCGCAACCCTGCCGTCGTCGGCGAGGGCGAGCGTTGCGGCGACCGCGACCATGGCGAAGTCGCCGTGCCTGCGGCTGAAGAGCCGGAATCCCCAACCCGCATTCGGCGCCAACACCGGAAACCTGACGGAGGTGACGATTTCGCCGGCCCGCAGGTCGACGGTCATCACCGATTGAAAGAAGTCGCACGCTGCGATCTCGCGCATTCCGCCAACCCCTCCGATCACGATCCGGGCATTGGCGAGCACCGCGATGAGTGGCATCTGGGCAGCCGGGTCGGCATGTACCAGGCTTCCGCCGAGCGTGCCGCGCTGACGGATCGGATAATGGCCGATTGTTGCCGCCGCGGCCGCGAGCAGCGGATGGGCGCGCCGCACCTCCGCCGATGTCGCCACGCGTTGGTGCCGCGTCATGGCGCCAAGTTCCAGGACCCCGTCCACGACGCGGACGAAATCGAGTTCGACCAGATCGTTGAGATCGACCAGGTGCCGGGGCCGCGCCAGCCGCATGTTCAGCATCGGCCCGAGGCTCTGCCCTCCGGCGATCGGTTTGGCCGTCTCGCCGAAACGCGCAAGGAGACCGAGCGCGTCCTCTACCGTTTGGGGCCGATGATAGTCGAACGAAGCTGGCTTCATGATGTTACCCGAACAGGCTCGTCTCGGTGCTGGTGTCGAAGACGTGCAGCCGCGCGGTGTTGGCCGACAGCTTGATCTGGTCTCCGTAATTGTGGCGCAGGTCCTTGTTGACGCGGAAGAACAGTTCCTCGCCTTCGACTTCCATGCCGAGGAACTGGTCGGACCCGACCGGCAGCACCGAGGTCACGGTGCCGGCAATCACTTCGCCGGGCGTGGCTTCGGCACGCTCATCGACGTCTTCAGCGCGGATACCCAGTCTCACCTCGCGTCCGTTGAAGTCTCTCAGCGCCCGGGCACGTTCCGTCGCGAATTCCAGTCGCGTTTCGCCGCGGCGGAAGAAAATTTTGTCGCCCTCGGATTCAAGCGCGCCGGTGAGATAGTTGATCGGCGGATTTCCGAGGAAGGAGGCGACGAACATGTTGGCCGGATGCTCGTAGATCTCGTCCGGTGTGCCGATCTGCTGCACGACGCCGTCGCGCATCACCACGATCCTGTCGGCAAGTGTCAGCGCTTCCGCCTGATCGTGCGTCACGTAGACGAAGGTGGTCTGCATCGCGCGATGCAGTTCCTTGATCTCGGCACGCATCGAGATACGCAGAGCGGCGTCGAGGTTCGAAAGCGGCTCGTCCATGAGGAAGACCGCTGGCTGACGGACCATGGCGCGGCCCAGTGCAACGCGCTGGCGCTGGCCACCGGAAAGCTGGCTTGGCCGGCGCTCCAGCAGATGCGTGATCTCCAGCCGCTGTGCGGCATCGCGCACCCTGCGGTCGATGTCGTGCTTCGGGTGCTTGCGCATCATGAGCCCGAAGGCGATGTTCTCGTAAACGGTCTTGTGCGGGTAGAGTGCATAGCTCTGGAACACCATCGCCACGTCACGATGATGCGGCGGCGTGAAGTTGACGTTGTCGGCGTCGAAATAGAGATCGCCGTCCGTAATCTCCTCCAGGCCGGCAATCATGTTGAGCGTCGTCGACTTGCCGCAGCCCGAAGGGCCGAGCAGAACCACGAACTCCTTGTCCTTGATCTCAAGGTTGAGATTCTCGAGCGCGACGAAACCGTTCGGGTAGCGCTTCGATACGTTCTTGAAGAGGATGCGTGCCACGCCCGGAACTCCCTGTTAGCCTTTGACCGCACCGGCCGTCAGGCCGGAGACGATGTAGCGTTCGAAAATGATGGCGACGATGACCGGCGGTACGATTGCCAGCAGGCCGGCTGCGTTGATGAACGAGAAGCTGATCGTGAAGTCCGACGTGAAGGACGCCAGGACGATCGGCAGCGTCTGCGACTGGGCGGTCTGGGTGAACATCAGCGCCAGCAGAAACTCGTTCCAGCTCGTCAGGAAGGCGAACAGGATCACCGCCACCAGCGACGGAAGCGAAAGCGGAACGAACACCTTCGTCAGCGTCTGGAAACGCGAGCAACCGTCGACCCGTGCCGCCTTGTCCAGTTCGTCCGGAAGCCCTTCGAAATACTGGATCAGTATGAACACCGTGAAGGGAACCGTGATCGCCAGATAGGTGATGACCAACGAGGCGATGTTGTCGAGCAGTCCGAGATTCTTGATCACGAGGAAGAACGGCACGACCAGCGCGATGTCG
This sequence is a window from Roseibium salinum. Protein-coding genes within it:
- a CDS encoding (2Fe-2S)-binding protein, whose protein sequence is MSDKRTITLTVNGTTREADVEPRRLLSDVLREDLGLTGTHVGCEHGVCGACTVLIDDKPARACLTYAVQMEGHEITTIEAVGEETLSPLQQALHEEHGLQCGFCTPGIVMTFEAFLREMPDPSEAQVRDVLSGNLCRCTGYQNIVVAVLKAAAVMREKRP
- a CDS encoding xanthine dehydrogenase family protein molybdopterin-binding subunit, whose product is MTARSQFNYIGKPLARKEDRRLVTGHGRYLDDIVVPGALHACFVRSPHAHAKILGISVEAAHEVPGVVGVFTGKDLAQWTNRLRQAPRIEGLQPTEIETLPTDKVRFHGDPVAVVVASDRYVAEDAAELVEVDYEMLAPVASLEAALAPGAALVDDALPSNLVSHQSFSAGNVEARRKEAHAVVEATFYQHRQTHVPMETRGCAAVWDQGREHLTFHIGNQVPHPLRSALAGRLGLSESQVTVISPDVGGGFGQKIALYREELTVAALARHLKQPLRWREDRSENLMAASHARENLCHTRTSVAADGRILGIELEIFEDFGAYCFYPANYMSRVVAMILTGPYRIADYTFEVKVALTNKCGNGPMRAPMAITSWVMDGTIDAIARQLELDPLKVRRVNMLRTADLPYRMATGETLEDITPAETLESAVASIGYDAFHERQRALREEGRYIGLGLCTVVESTTYGSAFYKTTGIAGSGHEAAWVRIEPSGVINASVGLGGSGQGYETALSQTVAEGLGVDPSMVRILTGNTDVAPYGMGSRGARGGTAGGGALYLCAQKAAEQVLRIAAHRLGLNSAQELRLLDGQVERRINNEWTGTGLFLTDIARTAYLDPTNLPEGVAPGLDFSLTYDPPPMTYSNSTHACEVEVDTRTGRLTILRYVVSEDCGTVINPIVVRGQQQGAIAMGLSGSLFEQVVYDENGQNLSATFADYLVATACELPEVEILHNHTPNKRTPAGIKGMAEGGVMGAIGAVSNAVNDALAPFGVAATHQPLSPQYLRSLLRGRADRNRQEGQD
- a CDS encoding FAD binding domain-containing protein, which translates into the protein MKPASFDYHRPQTVEDALGLLARFGETAKPIAGGQSLGPMLNMRLARPRHLVDLNDLVELDFVRVVDGVLELGAMTRHQRVATSAEVRRAHPLLAAAAATIGHYPIRQRGTLGGSLVHADPAAQMPLIAVLANARIVIGGVGGMREIAACDFFQSVMTVDLRAGEIVTSVRFPVLAPNAGWGFRLFSRRHGDFAMVAVAATLALADDGRVADLKVAVGGVASVPFRIDLDASVFAGATPTASWIEEISAHVAERIAPEDNALVPAEYRRELTEALVRDGIKDALRNTQVEAA
- a CDS encoding NAD(P)-dependent oxidoreductase, with the protein product MNATDERKKVGFIGLGIMGRSMAGHILEGGHELHVYNRTRAKAGKLVGRGAIWHDSAGDVAAACDVVITIVGYPKDVEETYLGAGGIIERARAGTILIDMTTSSPTLAVTIAEKAAGKGLSAMDAPVSGGEGGARAGTLSIMVGGEEGAFNAALPLFRLMGETIAHQGGPGAGQHTKMSNQIAIAATMLAVSESLSYARAAGLDAKHVLSSIGTGAASSFLLNGLGPKMLDGDYAPGFYVHHFLKDMSIAITEAERMKLDLPALALAKRLYEKLVADGYGEEGTQAIFRAYGN
- a CDS encoding ABC transporter ATP-binding protein; the encoded protein is MARILFKNVSKRYPNGFVALENLNLEIKDKEFVVLLGPSGCGKSTTLNMIAGLEEITDGDLYFDADNVNFTPPHHRDVAMVFQSYALYPHKTVYENIAFGLMMRKHPKHDIDRRVRDAAQRLEITHLLERRPSQLSGGQRQRVALGRAMVRQPAVFLMDEPLSNLDAALRISMRAEIKELHRAMQTTFVYVTHDQAEALTLADRIVVMRDGVVQQIGTPDEIYEHPANMFVASFLGNPPINYLTGALESEGDKIFFRRGETRLEFATERARALRDFNGREVRLGIRAEDVDERAEATPGEVIAGTVTSVLPVGSDQFLGMEVEGEELFFRVNKDLRHNYGDQIKLSANTARLHVFDTSTETSLFG